The following coding sequences lie in one Saccopteryx bilineata isolate mSacBil1 chromosome 5, mSacBil1_pri_phased_curated, whole genome shotgun sequence genomic window:
- the ERV3-1 gene encoding endogenous retrovirus group 3 member 1 Env polyprotein isoform X2: MPCSSHKPEAGWSAYDRSLRNLIMGLLIIGLWGGRRTKAEDCELCIHIKKEGQKVTTTLLFYSFYECKGTHKGTCTYNQIQYSICDPGHDHPYICYNPRDPPTEVVFELKVTKGGGSWGWKDGLTIAQTRVKGKPEQVILRFDACAALSHSRWGCGSLAWERSYSIEHKYICRVGSYCEVSCPYWSCVQWSTWEKNTSKKKDVYFKRGISLSNCTTKGCNPLELIITNPLNPRWKAGEVLSLGIDGKGRDPIAPIVIRGQVLNYPAQAFHIYKSFYKEATEPLPLPPQSTKNLFLKMAEGIAHSLNVTSCYVCGGTLMGDKWPWEAKELVPTEALPNITAPRVSDDSQWILKHTIVGQYCLARGGGHLTESVGDLTCLGQRYYNATSQQSMWWGNQTEKNPLARFPELAAAWKDPGKARDWIAPRGLYWICGNKAYIRLPRNWKGSCVIGMIKPSFFLLPLKTGELLSYPASQPLHRVKRELQTGDWKDNEWPPERVIQHYGPATWALHGSWGYCTPISMLNRIIRLQAVFEVITNETGRALTLLAHQQTQMRNAIYQNRLALDYLLAAQGGVCGKFNLTNCCLKIDDQGQVVEDLVTNMTKPAHVPVQVWNGWEPSSLFGGWFSAFGGFKTLIGVVLLLLGICLVGSCVLPLLINSLRSTVEARVQQRTPAYYTFPSTTRKSSKFRPEMRDSSIKSNF, translated from the coding sequence atgccctgctccagccacaaaccagaagctggctggTCCGCGTATGACCGAAGCCTGAGGAACCTCATCATGGGACTCCTTATAATTGgactctggggagggaggagaactaAGGCAGAAGACTGTGAACTATGTATCCATATCAAGAAGGAAGGTCAAAAAGTCACTaccaccttgcttttctatagcttCTATGAATGCAAGGGAACTCACAAAGGAACCTGTACCTATAATCAGATTCAATATTCAATATGTGACCCAGGACATGACCACCCTTATATCTGTTATAACCCCAGAGACCCTCCTACTGAAGTAGTGTTTGAATTAAAGGTAACAAAGGGAGGAGGAAGTTGGGGATGGAAGGATGGGCTAACTATTGCTCAAACGAGGGtgaaaggaaagccagaacaagtgatcttaaggtttgatgcatgtgccGCTCTAAGTCATTCACGATGGGGGTGTGGGTCCCTAGCCTGGGAGAGAAGCTACAGTATAGAACACAAGTATATATGTCGTGTTGGCTCCTACTGTGAAGTAAGCTGTCCCTATTGGTCATGTGTTCAATGGAGTACTTGGGAAAAGAACACCTCTAAAAAGAAAGATGTATATTTTAAGAGAGGGATATCTCTGTCAAACTGCACCACCAAGGGGTGCAATCCCTTAGAGCTGATCATAACCAATCCCCTAAACCCCCGTTGGAAGGCCGGAGAAGTGCTATCACTTGGCATTGATGGGAAGGGACGAGATCCCATCGCTCCAATCGTTATCAGAGGTCAGGTACTGAACTACCCTGCTCAAGCCTTCCACATATATAAGTCTTTTTATAAGGAAGCAACTGAACCCCTACCCCTACCACCACAATCAACTAAAAACTTATTTCTCAAGATGGCTGAAGGAATAGCTCATtccttaaatgtcacctcctgcTATGTATGTGGGGGAACTCTAATGGGGGACAAATGGCCATGGGAAGCCAAAGAATTGGTTCCCACTGAGGCTCTGCCAAATATAACAGCCCCCCGTGTCTCTGATGACAGCCAGTGGATTTTAAAACACACTATTGTAGGACAATACTGCTTGGCCAGAGGTGGAGGACATTTAACTGAATCAGTCGGGGATTTAACTTGCCTTGGCCAACGGTATTATAATGCCACCTCCCAACAAAGCATGTGGTGGGgaaaccagacagagaaaaatCCGTTGGCTAGATTCCCAGAGTTAGCTGCAGCCTGGAAGGACCCTGGCAAGGCCCGAGACTGGATAGCACCGCGTGGACTTTACTGGATCTGTGGAAACAAGGCCTATATCCGCCTTCCCAGAAATTGGAAAGGAAGCTGTGTAATTGGTATGATAAagccatctttcttcctcttgcctctgAAAACAGGGGAACTTCTTAGCTACCCGGCCTCACAGCCCTTACACAGGGTAAAAAGAGAACTCCAGACAGGAGACTGGAAAGATAATGAGTGGCCCCCAGAACGGGTAATCCAACACTATGGTCCTGCCACCTGGGCACTGCATGGATCTTGGGGATACTGTACCCCCATTTCCATGTTGAACCGGATTATCAGACTGCAGGCAGTCTTTGAAGTCATTACCAATGAGACTGGGAGAGCCCTCACCCTCCTTGCACATCAACAGACTCAGATGAGAAACGCCATCTACCAAAACAGGTTAGCGTTAGACTATCTATTGGCAGcacaaggaggagtgtgtgggaaGTTCAATCTCACCAATTGTTGCCTGAAGATAGATGACCAGGGCCAGGTAGTTGAGGACCTTGTCACAAACATGACAAAACCGGCACATGTGCCCGTGCAAGTTTGGAATGGATGGGAGCCCAGTAGCCTTTTTGGGGGATGGTTCTCAGCCTTTGGTGGGTTTAAAACTTTGATAGGAGTAGTTTTACTCCTGCTGGGAATCTGCCTGGTAGGTTCGTGTGTGCTGCCTCTGTTAATAAACAGCTTAAGGAGCACAGTAGAAGCCAGAGTACAGCAACGCACTCCGGCCTATTACACTTTCCCCAGCACTACCAGGAAATCCTCCAAGTTCAGACCAGAAATGAGAGACTCCagcataaaaagtaatttttag